The genomic interval ACAAAAAAATGCAGTCATGtgaaaagtttgggcactcctaATCAACCGACATTACAAAGTgaggttaacacatcctctatagaaaacaaacttctgcacatttcagtgaaCAATTGccgtttatttgctgaatttaaaacattggagaaaaaataaaacataaaatctggcctgtgcaaaagttgctgcacgtttatttttatttattttttcagatataagcaaataaatagaaaatgtgcactaaaattagcttTAAAATTTACTACATTTGTTTCCAGTAGaggttttattttcacttagaaaaacatgtagtctgacttttgcatatgactgcatctcactaggagcttttagaagtggaCATTTCTGAAAGCACTGAACCACAGACTGAGCCGGATTCCTTTCTTTCTGGGGGGATGTTGGATTACACTAAGCTGTAGAGAAAATTTGAAATGTTCTCTATTCAGTCTTTAATAATAAGAATTAAATCATTCAAAAATAAGTCAGCTAAACCTCAAGTTTTAGTGTAATTCAGTATACTTTAGAGCGATGATGAATTGTAAAGGTCATTATTGTCATCAAATAATTATTAaactgtgtcatgaaatgttcttGAGTAACAAACACAGTGATTCACCACGATAAATGATGTTCATCAAAGCAAAAAGCTGCATGTAAACAGGCAGTGAAGAAGGGCTAATGCTCTTTATCGGCACCATCAAGAATCAAGTTCTTCTCCCCACAAAGAGTGACATAACAGCCCAGTGTTACTATAGgtgctcttcatttatttaggaAAATTTGCTTTTCAACGTCTTACAAAATAACTCTGCACACAATGCTTTGTCAGTGTGGGTTTTCCACAAAGGCAACAGTTTCCTTGTTCAGCaaaagcagctttaaataaaaatacccACTAGAGTGAACATATCCATGCCACTCTCTGACTTCAAGTTCCCCGTAATGTAGATTCACATTGGGTTTTGTAGGACCTTTCTCTGCCTCTGCAGTAAGAACAAAATACAGTGTGGCTCTTAGACAAGACGTCACACAGCTGGCATGAAGACGCAGGGGCTTTAAGAATTAGAATTAGAAGAGCTTTGAGTGCACCGTGACGTGGCATATTTACACAGTACATTTTTAGCAcctcaaaatgtaaaaagacCTATAAAATGTCTACAATAAAAGGACTTTAGTGGGCATTTCTTCTTGGCTGAAGCTACACTGACTTTGCacagagacatttttacaatAGAGCTGTGAAATGggatttatattttttttaaaaatcatcatCATATTGGCTTAAAAAAGATATTAGGCAAGTTAACAAATGATAAATAAGATATGGAGTGAAATGAAATAAGATATGGAgtgatttatttgaaatataaaaacacTATGCACCAGTAAAAATAACATGATCTGATCTCAGGAGGATGTATAGTAGGTCTTCAAAAAGCACCAGTGAGAAACATACAGTAATATTGTTCAGACATATCTTAGCACACTTGAATGACAAAATATAACATATCTGATCATGTATAAAAGGCTGTTTCAAGTCATGTTTTAAACTCTTTGGGAGTTGAAAAACCTCAAAAATTGGgaaaccaataataataataatatcttttATGTTCCAGTAATAAAATGGTTTCAATTTGACACATTATCAAAATGCAGCATATAACGTTCCATGATTATTGCTTTGATAAGCATGGTTTAAAAATCATGGTTCCAAACAGACATGCAAAGCATATATACACAAATTGGTTGAAGGAGGTCgctcataaacaaacaaatgaaaaaaaaaaacaaaaacaaaacaaaactgtgcaTACAGAACATTTCGAAAATCAAGTTGTTTAAAAGTGCTTTTTCAAACAATGCCATGTATAACAGGAATATTTTTTCCATAATCCAGaatctatgtatctatgtacCTTCAATACCAATATCATGGTGTGATAAAACCAATGCTACATGTATATTCAAATCTAACTAATAACCTTTTGTGTCACAatactttaaaactttaaaagagTAATGTATGTTTGCGGTTATTCAAAGTAAGCTACTGCTACAATGGCACCATAAAATAGCGATTACTGAATGTCTGACAAGTGAGCACccaaagatgaaaaaaaaaaaaaacccaacaaaacaaaaacaatcgaATTCACATTTTACAATGTCAATTCTGAGTGTTTACTACACACATCATTTACAGGCGGACACAGTCATATTGCAGTAAACAGGCTTGGACCagaaattaaatacaaatagtTGTGAAAACGTTCAGAATAAATAGTCACATCTTCTATGCACTAATTTCATCTCTTTTTTCTATAAAaccagtttttaaacatctgttcTGAGCACcatctctttacattaaaaaccAGACATGTATATGCACCAAAACTCACAGTTTCACAACTGACAAACGGGTGGTCAGCATCGTTTTAAAAAGCTGAGATGAAGAgcacaaatgaaaaaaagagcaCATGTTCATAGAGGTGTCAAAGAGATAGAGCTGACTGAGGTAAGGCATTAGCTAAAAAAAACTTGCACTGGCCACTGTCACGTCCAGCGGTTATAAGGCCCGGTGACCTGGGTGAGGGAGTACGGGGCTGATGTGATGAGGCCATCCCGGGTGGCTGTCACAGACTGGCGAGTTGGGACCTGTAGCTTCGCCCTCTCGTCCTGACACACGTCTTCCTCTCCGCTTTCTGTATCACTCTCCGCTACCTTTGACCTTCTGGCCTTGGCAGAGTTGAGGGCTCCAGGCTCCAGTCCCAGCCGCTCGGcttctgcctccctctccctaGCCTTTTCCGCCATCTTGGCCTCCCACTGGTGCAGCCCATGGCTGGGTGTGTTAAGGCTCTTGTGCTGGTAGAAGACTAGAGAGACACGGGTAGGGTGGCTGCGGTTCGGCCGCAGGACTGGGGTTGTAGCATGCAGCTCTCGTCGAGCGCACTCGATGAGAATGGAACCGTGAGAGGGTGCCACTGCAACCCCACCAATATCTCCGTCCAAGAAGTTGTGCTCACTGTCTGACCATACTTCCTCGGCTTTGACCTCTTCAGGGGTCATGGGTCGTGGGAGCATTGGCGGGCCGTGGTCATCCAGGCCTGGCTGCGTTTGGTGGAAGTTCAGACGGCTGTGGAGACCCTCAGCTCGGGATGGAGAGAGCAGTATGGGAGCAGCTCCACCCTGAAAACAACGCATCTCCTCAGGCTCAGTTTGTACTGTGAAACAGTGGTCACGGAAAACCGAAGACTTCGGTCCCAAGGGGCTATCTACATGCTGCTGGTTTCTGAATGGTTTCTGTTCTGAGAGCTCTGGAGAGCTGTGCCTTGCTGCTTCTTGCCCTGCTCCATATCTGAGAAGAGGAGATCCATTGCTTGGGGACAATTTTCCAGCGTTCTGATAATGTGGTGCAGGAAAAATGGTGCGAGGGGATGAAGAAAGTGCTGCTGTGTCTCGGCTAGAGCTCACTGGAGGAGTATAGTTTGTGCTCCTGTAAGCACTTGAGGAGTCCAGTAAGTCTAGTAAGTGGCTCCCCATGTCTGGAGTTCTGGGCGTTCGCATAGGGGAAGAGTAAGGAGTAGAGGCCTCTGTTTTGAAACAAGGGGAAAGCTCAGAGGGAGTGCTTTTAAAACCTATGAGGGAAAATAAATGTCTGTAAGCAAGAAATTTAACAGGTACCAGGAAAAACAATGAGTAAACGGACTTGTTctctacattaaaaaaattaatcaaGGCGGTTGTGATTTGCAAACAGCAAATGTTGAGGTAACAAAGTCTACATttgctgattttatttaattgaatcaTGAACATAAAGTTCATgcaatgatttattttgttgttacaAAGTTACAAAGTACAAATGGAACTTGCAAATCTTGGACAAGGGTGTTCTATTCTACAAAGGCTTAGTGAGAACTCCTAAGAGCAACATAGATCAAAGAATCATCTCAATAAATCATAAAGACAGTGTAGTTCCTTAGAGGGCAGGCAACTATGATGATACCTTTGAGGGGCTCGTTCTTCACTTTCACTGGGGTGACCTGCTTTTTCTCCTGGCTGCTGGGTTTCTCTCGATCTCTCTTGGCCTCCTGTCTTCTCTTACGGGCAGACTTCACAGGCTCAGCCAGAAGACGCACCTCTCTTGGGAAGGAAGAGAGGACTTGCAGAGCTCCAGTCTCTATCTTAGCCAACTGTCCCTCTACACGACCAAACTCATCGGTCTCTGAGATCTTATAGAGAGGAAGGACATGCAGTTGCTCGTCCTCTGGAATGTTTCTTACTGCACGGTTATCCTCCTTTGTTAACGTGCATacctaaaaaacaaacagagacagagcagTATTTATATGACACAGGCCAGACCAGTTgactaagagagagaaaaaaaacaatacttttTGAAACTGAAGCATCTGATGGACCTGGCTTTAATTATATAAATCAGTCACATTTAGgattttacatttagcagactgAAGATTCTCTACAAAGGGAGACCTTTGCACTCAAGTAGCTTTGGAAGAGTTGTGCTTTGCATCGGCGATTCTGTGTCCTAATTTAGTTAATGAcctgttttttggaaatgttatTTTGGGTGAGAAGATTTGTTATTTTTAGTATgattataatgtaatataaacgtAACGTGTAATTTGCCAAAGTGTGAATGGGTTGACTTGTGAGGTGAGAGGTGATGCTTACCACAGTACTTCCATTGTTCatgttgtgtgtgtctctgtgagcATGAGCACAGAAGTCCACACACGCTGTCACACCAGAGAATGGACGTCCCTCTCTCGTGCCCAAGCGACAGTCCTCGCCTGTCTGCTCTTGCTCCACCTGAAAGGTCAAAAGTCACGTCAAGGCTTCTGTTTTACATAGCTGTAAGCTGTAGTAAAGTGTTGAAAGGGTATTTTAGACACCCCTAAGGGCTGGGGGTGAGGTGGTTTTGGGGACTAGTGTTTAGCACCAGTTACAATATACAAGCCACAGATATTCATATAGGCAGGTAGACTTCGCATTTCTAGCACAACTTAACATTATTTTCTGGTTATGTGTTTCCTACCTGGTTTTGATAGGCCTCGGGGGCAAGCTTCTTATACAAAGGAGCCACATCCGTCGCCAGATTTTGCAGGTTGCTTTCTAACTTCCCCTCCTGGATAAAGGCAGAAAAATGGCCAGACCTTATGATTTGGTTTTCTAACAGTATGTTAAGCTCTAATTTCCTGCATAATAAACACTACAAGCACCACTACTTTGGACTGGCTCTGTCAGTAATATATTACTGCCAGGCTGAGGCTATATATATGGCCACTGGAAGGCAAGCAGCCATACCGATCTACAAGATCTAAGCGTTCATTATTAATCAGATCACACATTGTACTCAAATGAATAATCAAAGCAGACCACATTACAGAGTACATGGAAGCAATTTAGCTGTATTAGTAGGAAGAAAGCTGagttttatctctctctctgtgctcacCTCCTCAGGGTAGTCTCCTTGTAGCCGGAACTTTCGGGGCACTTTGCTGCGGGCAAACTTGCAGCCATTGAAGTACATACTCCACGAGCAGCCAAAAGAGAAAGAAGCGCCACAGGTCTCTGGATCCAGACCCTGACAAGCACAGGTACGACTGAGGAGACATAAAACAACGGGGCAAAAAAAGCATATTAGTTGCAAAGTAACACCAAAAAGTATCCTGGCAGTCCATCTTCAATAAACACCCCTGAAGTTACATTTTtcatctgtgcatgtgtgtgtttaaataatGGTTACTCTCTTTGGCTTCTGACTCACTCCTCATTAAGGGCACAGCGGCGACTTGTGGGTGAGCCGTATTTGTACAGGGTCTGTGTAAGCTCCTGGTACAGTCTGTCAGCCATGCTGCGCGGGATCCCCTCCCAGGCTAGGATGAGGATGACCACCACTGcattctgacagcagtgaccgGCACGCTGGCGCACAAGACACAGCAGCTTCTCCTCCTCACTGCCCCGACGGATCACCTGACAAGTGTAAcccattcacacaaacacaattacaATACGCTCaaatacatcaccaagcacTGATTAACTTTTAGAGTTATTAtctttttcagttattttcattttgctttacTACTTCATTGtagttatgtaattacataataaattaGCTGGGCTACATTCAGAGTGCACTGCGAGGAGATAATAGCAAAATCGTGCTCATCAGCATTCAGACTTCAGATGCATCTGCAGACTTATGTGCTGTTCAGACccatttaatgtattattatcatttatatattatgtaaactaatatataataaaaagattgacattttgtgaaatacataattttgtgttcaaacatggtgtttgtgatggacaatctgtggtttgcacagaagtccaaaaactgaacaccactcgggttcagatcagagaggccattcctcccaatcacacccctccaggtctcactgtcattgaccacgtgagcgttaaagtcccccagtaggacaatagagtctccaggaggagcactttcaagcacccttcccaaggactctaagaaagctgggtactctgaactgctgttcggtgcataagcacagacagcagtcaggacccgttccccaaccagaaggcgtagggaagctaccctctcgtcaaccggagaaaaccccaacatacaggcaccgagtcgaggggctaaggatgtccataagtgcacatggcaccaggacaccctaggctgcagttcaatcgtgtcatcggacttgcggccatgtgttttggactctcgggtaaagagaggagctgagctgtcaactgatcaccacctggtggtgagttggatcaggtggtgggggaagatgccggtcagaccaggcaagccaaaacgtatagtgagggtttgctgggaacgtctggcagaagaacctgtcagattgatcttcaactcacacctccatcagaactttgaccagatatcgggggaggtgggggacattgactcagaatgggccatgttccactcctccattgttgaagcggtagactgtagctgtggccgaaaggtagttggtgcctgttggggcggtaatcctcgaaccccgtgatgctgtcaagctgaagaaggattCCAACCGGGcctggttggcctgtgggacaccagaggcagctggcaggtatcgacaggccaagcgatctgtggcttcagtcgtcgttacgaggcaaaaacctgtgtgtgggaggagtttggtgaggccttggaaagtgactttaaatcggctccgaaaagattatggcaaaccatcaggcgactcagaaggggaaagcagtgtatcactagcactgtatatagtggagatggtgtgctgctgacttcgactgaagacgtcattgggtggtggaaggaatactttgaggacgttctcaatcccaccgacacgttctccagtgaggaggcagagtctggggacatgggaataggcttgtccattactgaggccgaagtcgctaaggtagttaagaagctccttggtgacaaggctccaggggtggatgagatctgccctgagttcctcaaggctctggatgttgtggggctgacttggctgacacaccttttcaacattgcgtggacgggggcggtgccactggattagcagactggggtggtggtgcctctttttaaaaaaggggaccggagggtgtgttccaactacaggggaatcacactcctcagcctccctggtaagctctatgcaggggtactggagaagagagtctggcttggatctggagaaggcattcgactgtgttccccggggtattctgtgggagatgcttcgggagtacggggtacatggctctttgctacgagccaatttaggccctgtacaaacaaagctggagtttggttcgcatagccggcagtaagtcagactcattcccagtgagagttggccTCCGTCAGgtctgccctttgtcaccgattctattcataatttttatggatagaatttctaggcgcagtcaggggatggagggtgtccgctttggtgacctcagggtcacatcgctgctgtttgcagatgatgtggtcctattggggacatcaggccgcaaacttcagctttcgctggatcggtttgcagccgagtgtgaagcggctgggatgagaatcagtacctctaaatccgagaccatggttctcaggcggaaaagggcggagagccctctctgggtcagggataggctcttgcttcaagtggaggagttcaagtatctcggggtctttttcacaagtgatggtacaagggagcaggagattgacaggcggattggtgctgggtcagcagtgatgcgggctctttaccggtctgttgtggtaaagaaagagctgagccataaggaaagtctctcgatttactggtcgatctacgttcccaccctcacctatggtcatgagctttgggtaatgcccgaaagaataagattgcgaatacaagcggccgaaataagtttcctccgcagggtgtctggactctcccttagagatagggtgagaagttcggtcatccgggagggactcagagtagagccactgcttcttcacggcggagagccagctgaggtggttcgggcatctggttaggatgcctcctggacgcctccctcgggaggtgtcacaggcaagtccacctgggaggagaccccggggaagacccaggacacgctggcctgactatatcgcccagctggcctggaagcgcctcggaatcccccttggagagctagtggaagtggctggggaaagggaggtctgggcctgcttaggatgctgcccccgcgacccaaaccccagagaagcggaagataatggatggatggatggatggacataatTTTGTGAATTCCACAGAAGTACTTTGAATAGTGTGAATATTTTTGTTGACCAGAAAAACCTTTTTGTTGCACAAGTCTAAACGGATAACTTGTCCAGCTTATCTATTGATCTACCTTTTGAACTTACATGTCCCAGCTGAAGTCGCCAGCTATGAATACAGCCCATAATAGATTCAAATTACATTCTGTGTCAATAGATTGAAgtcaaaatattgcaaaaatgtaaacaatgtttctGCAAATGGCTATGGACAACAATAATTTctcaaaaaattcaaatgatgAAACATCTCCTCTTCCACCTCTACCAACATAAATGTGGTATTGATACACATTCCTGATTCTGATGATTTCCAaaaaacccccccaaaaaaacccaaaatttTAGACAGGTCACTAACCCACTTCGCTATTGGACAACCCTGGGAGCTCCGTCCCTCTCTCCCAGTATAGACTACAACTTCCACACGTACTGCTTTGCCTTTCTCCCCAAACCTGAAACAAAAAGGTAGTTTTAGAGAGTCATTaaacatacacaacacacaatCTCCTAATTCAAGTTTGCCATAAGCCTACCACACCTACAGATGGTCAATTGTAAGTTGACCTCACTGTGGTAAGAGTTACTCTACTGGGCCCCTTGAGCATAGAAAGTGGCTTCCTGTTGTGATTTTGAGAATGCATGAGAACAGGCTTCGGTCTTTATGCATGTCAGCATGGCTGTCTCTATGAGTACATACATTAATGTTTCGCAGTAGACATGTAACCTTATCAAGAAAATGAAACGCAGATTATAGGCCTACAGCCAATAACTGCCTCCATTCTataaaagtaatataaaaaaagaaaaagaaaaaaaagaatattaccTGTCCTCCATCATCTCTCGCACAGCTGCTACAGTTGGCCCAGAGCCAAGGTGCGTGTAGAAGGGACCTTCCTCTTTCTCAATGATATGCTCTACAACAGAAATTAATTTCTGGTTTCATTGTTGCAAAAACGTTGCTCATACACAAGAATATAAGGACACAATCCATAACCATTAACATATATGACCCAGAAGATgagtaaaataaaactgcaaCAACTCATAAACCTGTGTAATATATACTTGTTTATAGTCTTTTATATGTTGTGCAGCTTACCCCTACAGTTGCAGGACGGGAGCTCAGAGTTATTTTTTGAAGGGGTGTTGATTACATTCTTGGTTGAACTGTCCAAGAACTTCAACGGAGATTCCAAAAAGCTGTTGAGCATATGCTTAGTGGGAGTGTTTTCTCCAAAGGATTCCCCGTCACCATTTTCCGCATTTCCAGCTGTTGTAGACAAAACTGTAAAAGTGCCAGACGTCTCCACTTTGTAATATCCATTCTGATCAAGGGAGGTTTGCCGTGGCTCACAGCTCAGACTGTTAACTCTGTGGCAACTCCCTATATTCTGATATGGATCTGCACCGGGGACGTTAGGCATGGCATACTGGGCTTGTGATTTAGCACCATGGTTTAGcacactgtatgttttcaatacCTGAGAAATCaaatgttcttcacattcaTGCTTCTGGCCAAGGGTAGCACCTATGTGACCATTGGTGAGACTGTGACAGTGTCCATTTGGTTGGGATTGGTTACCATGGGAATGACTCAGAGCTTTCTGGTTTTCACAGCTCACGAGAGTGTCTTCTCTCTTGTTGCTGAAATGGAAAAGCTGCCTCTCAAGATGAGCCTGTGC from Pygocentrus nattereri isolate fPygNat1 chromosome 5, fPygNat1.pri, whole genome shotgun sequence carries:
- the tet1 gene encoding methylcytosine dioxygenase TET1 isoform X2; translated protein: MLPKIEGLPLRSEKVGCKNLPKPRKRTRVSKVELEGILVNGTNSERMEETCVVPEDEACDVSRAHSVPPDSPTPLQHDPAPAERALQPAVSPHALLTHHSSLSSCNGAKHMKPNTEDHKDPTDLQSESQRSVNMLTESQPPEAPTERTVPLKKIKLEELSMMPAEQSALHLDNNDCYEDALSTLAAVVCSTITHRKGFEETLLGSQISDVSSFKTEREEEPCHSHSHQKRTSNSPAGADNPHHKDSVALSINSVQSLVEHRSISMDQAIAIEVLTQLAAIPETASFKTENQDQNPQQGSTSTTNISSSRQIPQETKSVSEVVSNKVSVISSSLHQTSVICSPLNRQENVTHRSTPTHHKLSLQDLLKASSECDRLLHTPESGRLSQALCKTDRLDGTFKKFKHVERTQSSRRRDEEEVAAQLVQLAFMIESRHKPVSSENSPPKGMPVQTIKYNHNAIGQHFKKQRKTKTTPSSPRISKKRASGIEGGNHRIPLAKRTPNSKTPFKTKAQREALQQKARLHPKRSPFLPQTQIDLKKYLAQAHLERQLFHFSNKREDTLVSCENQKALSHSHGNQSQPNGHCHSLTNGHIGATLGQKHECEEHLISQVLKTYSVLNHGAKSQAQYAMPNVPGADPYQNIGSCHRVNSLSCEPRQTSLDQNGYYKVETSGTFTVLSTTAGNAENGDGESFGENTPTKHMLNSFLESPLKFLDSSTKNVINTPSKNNSELPSCNCREHIIEKEEGPFYTHLGSGPTVAAVREMMEDRFGEKGKAVRVEVVVYTGREGRSSQGCPIAKWVIRRGSEEEKLLCLVRQRAGHCCQNAVVVILILAWEGIPRSMADRLYQELTQTLYKYGSPTSRRCALNEDRTCACQGLDPETCGASFSFGCSWSMYFNGCKFARSKVPRKFRLQGDYPEEEGKLESNLQNLATDVAPLYKKLAPEAYQNQVEQEQTGEDCRLGTREGRPFSGVTACVDFCAHAHRDTHNMNNGSTVVCTLTKEDNRAVRNIPEDEQLHVLPLYKISETDEFGRVEGQLAKIETGALQVLSSFPREVRLLAEPVKSARKRRQEAKRDREKPSSQEKKQVTPVKVKNEPLKGFKSTPSELSPCFKTEASTPYSSPMRTPRTPDMGSHLLDLLDSSSAYRSTNYTPPVSSSRDTAALSSSPRTIFPAPHYQNAGKLSPSNGSPLLRYGAGQEAARHSSPELSEQKPFRNQQHVDSPLGPKSSVFRDHCFTVQTEPEEMRCFQGGAAPILLSPSRAEGLHSRLNFHQTQPGLDDHGPPMLPRPMTPEEVKAEEVWSDSEHNFLDGDIGGVAVAPSHGSILIECARRELHATTPVLRPNRSHPTRVSLVFYQHKSLNTPSHGLHQWEAKMAEKAREREAEAERLGLEPGALNSAKARRSKVAESDTESGEEDVCQDERAKLQVPTRQSVTATRDGLITSAPYSLTQVTGPYNRWT